A genomic window from Promicromonospora sukumoe includes:
- a CDS encoding immune inhibitor A domain-containing protein, giving the protein MNRRICAVGAGAALLLSAAVVPITASAAPPVEEPPQQAAPAKEDNRPDALAEKQTEKRQTAVDMVATGQAKVETRGKGKHKSKVVEISPREYVEYGVEETAQLFSILVDFGDETDERYPDAAAGPAHNEIPEPTRSDNSTYWEPDFSRDHYQEMFFTGLEDQDGESFAGVYDEMSSGRFDLQGDVSDWVTVPYSTASYGTTESGTDMTRFVQDTADAWYDDQIASGKTAEEIDAYLQSFDVWDRYDMDGDGITAEPDGYIDHFQAIHAGEGEEAGAPESAIWSHRWAVNQGGLGTDGPSGFEKLGGIKIGDSDIWIRDYTTEPENGGLGVFAHEFGHDLGLPDYYDTAGGENGTGYWNLMSSGSWLGHGDGTIGTTPNHMGATEKLFLGWLDYETIEPGERERVKLGPSFHATTRAQAAIVNLPDGVEQVDLGIAPFDGEFVYSGTGNDLNNTITSPSFTVPDGASLTAKVQYDIEVDFDYAFAEVSTDGGSTWTALPNNLSTDEDPNGTNPGSGITGASDGAWVDLTADLGDYAGQTASVRFRYSSDGGTNETGILVDDVAVGDALTEDFSDGSDWTADGFTTVGADGTYEVTYQHYYVAENRVYGGYDQTLKSGPYNFGWGFTNSNKVEHYPYQDGLLIWYVNSLYGDNNVSQHPGGGQALPVDARPKALKWSDGTIARNRIQSFDATFGLQKTDALSLHREVSATSLTSLKVGKQWPVWKFDDTNPNAYYDPANPGHSVKVGGTGTTIKVLTEDAKKGHMTIQVN; this is encoded by the coding sequence ATGAATCGACGTATCTGTGCAGTCGGCGCGGGAGCAGCCCTGTTGCTCTCGGCCGCCGTCGTGCCGATCACGGCTTCCGCGGCACCGCCGGTCGAGGAGCCGCCGCAGCAGGCGGCCCCGGCCAAGGAGGACAACCGGCCGGACGCCCTCGCCGAGAAGCAGACCGAGAAGCGACAGACCGCCGTGGACATGGTCGCGACCGGCCAGGCGAAGGTCGAGACCCGCGGCAAGGGCAAGCACAAGTCCAAGGTCGTGGAGATCTCGCCGCGCGAGTACGTCGAGTACGGCGTCGAGGAGACCGCGCAGCTCTTCAGCATCCTGGTCGACTTCGGCGACGAGACCGACGAGCGCTACCCGGACGCCGCCGCCGGCCCGGCGCACAACGAGATCCCGGAGCCCACGCGGAGCGACAACTCCACCTACTGGGAGCCCGACTTCTCGCGCGACCACTACCAGGAGATGTTCTTCACCGGCCTGGAGGACCAGGACGGCGAGTCGTTCGCCGGCGTCTACGACGAGATGTCGTCGGGCCGCTTCGACCTGCAGGGCGACGTGTCCGACTGGGTGACCGTGCCCTACAGCACGGCCTCCTACGGCACCACGGAGTCCGGCACGGACATGACGCGGTTCGTCCAGGACACCGCGGACGCCTGGTACGACGACCAGATCGCCTCGGGCAAGACCGCCGAGGAGATCGACGCGTACCTCCAGTCGTTCGACGTCTGGGACCGCTACGACATGGACGGCGACGGCATCACGGCCGAGCCCGACGGCTACATCGACCACTTCCAGGCGATCCACGCCGGTGAGGGCGAGGAGGCCGGCGCTCCCGAGTCGGCCATCTGGTCGCACCGCTGGGCGGTCAACCAGGGCGGCCTCGGCACGGACGGCCCGTCCGGCTTCGAGAAGCTCGGCGGCATCAAGATCGGTGACTCCGACATCTGGATCCGTGACTACACCACGGAGCCGGAGAACGGCGGCCTGGGCGTGTTCGCGCACGAGTTCGGCCACGACCTCGGCCTCCCGGACTACTACGACACCGCGGGCGGCGAGAACGGCACCGGCTACTGGAACCTCATGAGCTCCGGCTCGTGGCTGGGCCACGGCGACGGCACCATCGGCACCACGCCCAACCACATGGGCGCCACCGAGAAGCTGTTCCTGGGCTGGCTCGACTACGAGACGATCGAGCCGGGCGAGCGTGAGCGGGTCAAGCTCGGCCCGTCGTTCCACGCCACGACGCGCGCGCAGGCCGCGATCGTGAACCTGCCGGACGGCGTCGAGCAGGTCGACCTCGGCATCGCGCCGTTCGACGGCGAGTTCGTCTACTCGGGTACCGGCAACGACCTGAACAACACGATCACCTCGCCGTCGTTCACCGTGCCGGACGGCGCCTCGCTGACCGCCAAGGTGCAGTACGACATCGAGGTGGACTTCGACTACGCGTTCGCCGAGGTCTCGACGGACGGCGGCTCCACCTGGACCGCCCTGCCGAACAACCTGTCGACGGACGAGGACCCGAACGGCACCAACCCGGGCTCCGGCATCACCGGCGCCTCGGACGGCGCCTGGGTCGACCTGACCGCCGACCTCGGCGACTACGCCGGCCAGACGGCGTCGGTCCGCTTCCGCTACTCCAGCGACGGCGGCACCAACGAGACCGGCATCCTGGTCGACGACGTCGCCGTGGGTGACGCGCTGACCGAGGACTTCTCGGACGGGTCCGACTGGACCGCCGACGGCTTCACCACGGTCGGGGCCGACGGCACCTACGAGGTCACCTACCAGCACTACTACGTGGCCGAGAACCGCGTGTACGGCGGGTACGACCAGACCCTGAAGTCGGGCCCGTACAACTTCGGCTGGGGCTTCACCAACAGCAACAAGGTGGAGCACTACCCGTACCAGGACGGCCTGCTGATCTGGTACGTGAACAGCCTGTACGGCGACAACAACGTCTCCCAGCACCCGGGTGGCGGCCAGGCCCTGCCGGTCGACGCCCGTCCCAAGGCGCTGAAGTGGTCGGACGGCACGATCGCCCGCAACCGCATCCAGTCCTTCGACGCCACGTTCGGCCTGCAGAAGACCGACGCGCTGTCGCTGCACCGTGAGGTGTCGGCCACGTCGCTGACCTCGCTCAAGGTCGGCAAGCAGTGGCCGGTGTGGAAGTTCGACGACACCAACCCGAACGCCTACTACGACCCGGCCAACCCCGGCCACTCGGTCAAGGTCGGCGGCACCGGCACCACGATCAAGGTGCTCACCGAGGACGCGAAGAAGGGTCACATGACCATCCAGGTCAACTGA